The proteins below are encoded in one region of Brassica napus cultivar Da-Ae chromosome A6, Da-Ae, whole genome shotgun sequence:
- the LOC106345934 gene encoding E3 ubiquitin-protein ligase CCNB1IP1 homolog isoform X1 has protein sequence MRCNACWRELEGRAISTTCGHLLCTEDASKILSNDGACPVCDQVLSKSLMKPVDTNPNEEWVNMAMAGISPQILMKSAYRSIMFYVSQRDLEMQCKMNRVVAQCRQKCEGMQAMLSEKMEKAHAAYQKVSKRCQMMEQEVENLTKDKQELQEKFSEKSRQKRKLDEMYDQLRSEYESVKRTAIQPANNFYPRHQEPDFFSNAPVNMMENREPIRRDRSFFSPATPGPKDEMWPARQNSSNSGPFDISNNSPAIPSDLGNRRAGGGHPVFGGGAGGGHHAFGGGGGGNANPQSTLRNLILSPIKRSQLSRSRPQLFTL, from the exons ATGAGGTGCAACGCCTGTTGGAGGGAACTGGAAGGCCGAGCCATTTCCACTACATGTGGCCACTTACTAT GTACTGAAGATGCTAGCAAGATTCTCAGTAATGATGGGGCGTGTCCTGTTTGTGATCAAGTACTCTCCAAGAG TCTAATGAAGCCTGTGGATACCAATCCAAATGAAGAATGGGTCAAT ATGGCGATGGCTGGGATTTCTCCACAAATAC TGATGAAGAGTGCATACCGAAGTATTATGTTTTACGTTTCGCAAAGGGACTTAGAGATGCAGTGCAAGATGAATAGAGTTGTTGCACAGTGTCGTCAGAAATGCGAGGGTATGCAAGCAATGTTAAGCGAGAAAATGGAGAAGGCGCATGCAGCATACCAGAAGGTGAGCAAGAGGTGTCAGATGATGGAACAAGAGGTAGAAAACCTGACCAAGGATAAACAAGAGCTTCAAGAGAAGTTCTCCGAGAAATCAAG ACAGAAGAGGAAGCTTGATGAGATGTATGACCAGCTAAGAAGTGAGTATGAGTCAGTCAAACGTACAGCCATCCAACCAGCAAATAACTTCTATCCACGACACCAGGAACCTGACTTTTTCTCAAACGCACCAGTCAATATGATGGAGAACAGAGAGCCCATTCGCAGAG ACCGGTCGTTTTTCTCTCCTGCAACACCAGGACCTAAAGATGAGATGTGGCCAGCAAGACAGAACAGTTCAAACTCGGGTCCATTCGACATCTCCAACAACTCACCCGCAATTCCATCTGATCTTGGAAACAGAAGAGCAGGAGGAGGACATCCTGTATTTGGTGGTGGAGCAGGAGGAGGACATCATGcatttggtggtggtggtggtggcaaTGCTAATCCGCAGTCGACTCTACGAAACCTTATTCTCTCCCCTATTAAACGCTCTCAGCTATCTCGTTCCCGCCCGCAACTGTTCAC GCTATAG
- the LOC106345934 gene encoding E3 ubiquitin-protein ligase CCNB1IP1 homolog isoform X3, translating into MRCNACWRELEGRAISTTCGHLLCTEDASKILSNDGACPVCDQVLSKSLMKPVDTNPNEEWVNMAMAGISPQILMKSAYRSIMFYVSQRDLEMQCKMNRVVAQCRQKCEGMQAMLSEKMEKAHAAYQKVSKRCQMMEQEVENLTKDKQELQEKFSEKSRQKRKLDEMYDQLRSEYESVKRTAIQPANNFYPRHQEPDFFSNAPVNMMENREPIRRGPKDEMWPARQNSSNSGPFDISNNSPAIPSDLGNRRAGGGHPVFGGGAGGGHHAFGGGGGGNANPQSTLRNLILSPIKRSQLSRSRPQLFTL; encoded by the exons ATGAGGTGCAACGCCTGTTGGAGGGAACTGGAAGGCCGAGCCATTTCCACTACATGTGGCCACTTACTAT GTACTGAAGATGCTAGCAAGATTCTCAGTAATGATGGGGCGTGTCCTGTTTGTGATCAAGTACTCTCCAAGAG TCTAATGAAGCCTGTGGATACCAATCCAAATGAAGAATGGGTCAAT ATGGCGATGGCTGGGATTTCTCCACAAATAC TGATGAAGAGTGCATACCGAAGTATTATGTTTTACGTTTCGCAAAGGGACTTAGAGATGCAGTGCAAGATGAATAGAGTTGTTGCACAGTGTCGTCAGAAATGCGAGGGTATGCAAGCAATGTTAAGCGAGAAAATGGAGAAGGCGCATGCAGCATACCAGAAGGTGAGCAAGAGGTGTCAGATGATGGAACAAGAGGTAGAAAACCTGACCAAGGATAAACAAGAGCTTCAAGAGAAGTTCTCCGAGAAATCAAG ACAGAAGAGGAAGCTTGATGAGATGTATGACCAGCTAAGAAGTGAGTATGAGTCAGTCAAACGTACAGCCATCCAACCAGCAAATAACTTCTATCCACGACACCAGGAACCTGACTTTTTCTCAAACGCACCAGTCAATATGATGGAGAACAGAGAGCCCATTCGCAGAG GACCTAAAGATGAGATGTGGCCAGCAAGACAGAACAGTTCAAACTCGGGTCCATTCGACATCTCCAACAACTCACCCGCAATTCCATCTGATCTTGGAAACAGAAGAGCAGGAGGAGGACATCCTGTATTTGGTGGTGGAGCAGGAGGAGGACATCATGcatttggtggtggtggtggtggcaaTGCTAATCCGCAGTCGACTCTACGAAACCTTATTCTCTCCCCTATTAAACGCTCTCAGCTATCTCGTTCCCGCCCGCAACTGTTCAC GCTATAG
- the LOC106345934 gene encoding E3 ubiquitin-protein ligase CCNB1IP1 homolog isoform X4 encodes MRCNACWRELEGRAISTTCGHLLCTEDASKILSNDGACPVCDQVLSKSLMKPVDTNPNEEWVNMAMAGISPQILMKSAYRSIMFYVSQRDLEMQCKMNRVVAQCRQKCEGMQAMLSEKMEKAHAAYQKVSKRCQMMEQEVENLTKDKQELQEKFSEKSRQKRKLDEMYDQLRSEYESVKRTAIQPANNFYPRHQEPDFFSNAPVNMMENREPIRRGPKDEMWPARQNSSNSGPFDISNNSPAIPSDLGNRRAGGGHPVFGGGAGGGHHAFGGGGGGNANPQSTLRNLILSPIKRSQLSRSRPQLFT; translated from the exons ATGAGGTGCAACGCCTGTTGGAGGGAACTGGAAGGCCGAGCCATTTCCACTACATGTGGCCACTTACTAT GTACTGAAGATGCTAGCAAGATTCTCAGTAATGATGGGGCGTGTCCTGTTTGTGATCAAGTACTCTCCAAGAG TCTAATGAAGCCTGTGGATACCAATCCAAATGAAGAATGGGTCAAT ATGGCGATGGCTGGGATTTCTCCACAAATAC TGATGAAGAGTGCATACCGAAGTATTATGTTTTACGTTTCGCAAAGGGACTTAGAGATGCAGTGCAAGATGAATAGAGTTGTTGCACAGTGTCGTCAGAAATGCGAGGGTATGCAAGCAATGTTAAGCGAGAAAATGGAGAAGGCGCATGCAGCATACCAGAAGGTGAGCAAGAGGTGTCAGATGATGGAACAAGAGGTAGAAAACCTGACCAAGGATAAACAAGAGCTTCAAGAGAAGTTCTCCGAGAAATCAAG ACAGAAGAGGAAGCTTGATGAGATGTATGACCAGCTAAGAAGTGAGTATGAGTCAGTCAAACGTACAGCCATCCAACCAGCAAATAACTTCTATCCACGACACCAGGAACCTGACTTTTTCTCAAACGCACCAGTCAATATGATGGAGAACAGAGAGCCCATTCGCAGAG GACCTAAAGATGAGATGTGGCCAGCAAGACAGAACAGTTCAAACTCGGGTCCATTCGACATCTCCAACAACTCACCCGCAATTCCATCTGATCTTGGAAACAGAAGAGCAGGAGGAGGACATCCTGTATTTGGTGGTGGAGCAGGAGGAGGACATCATGcatttggtggtggtggtggtggcaaTGCTAATCCGCAGTCGACTCTACGAAACCTTATTCTCTCCCCTATTAAACGCTCTCAGCTATCTCGTTCCCGCCCGCAACTGTTCACGTAA
- the LOC106345934 gene encoding E3 ubiquitin-protein ligase CCNB1IP1 homolog isoform X2 codes for MRCNACWRELEGRAISTTCGHLLCTEDASKILSNDGACPVCDQVLSKSLMKPVDTNPNEEWVNMAMAGISPQILMKSAYRSIMFYVSQRDLEMQCKMNRVVAQCRQKCEGMQAMLSEKMEKAHAAYQKVSKRCQMMEQEVENLTKDKQELQEKFSEKSRQKRKLDEMYDQLRSEYESVKRTAIQPANNFYPRHQEPDFFSNAPVNMMENREPIRRDRSFFSPATPGPKDEMWPARQNSSNSGPFDISNNSPAIPSDLGNRRAGGGHPVFGGGAGGGHHAFGGGGGGNANPQSTLRNLILSPIKRSQLSRSRPQLFT; via the exons ATGAGGTGCAACGCCTGTTGGAGGGAACTGGAAGGCCGAGCCATTTCCACTACATGTGGCCACTTACTAT GTACTGAAGATGCTAGCAAGATTCTCAGTAATGATGGGGCGTGTCCTGTTTGTGATCAAGTACTCTCCAAGAG TCTAATGAAGCCTGTGGATACCAATCCAAATGAAGAATGGGTCAAT ATGGCGATGGCTGGGATTTCTCCACAAATAC TGATGAAGAGTGCATACCGAAGTATTATGTTTTACGTTTCGCAAAGGGACTTAGAGATGCAGTGCAAGATGAATAGAGTTGTTGCACAGTGTCGTCAGAAATGCGAGGGTATGCAAGCAATGTTAAGCGAGAAAATGGAGAAGGCGCATGCAGCATACCAGAAGGTGAGCAAGAGGTGTCAGATGATGGAACAAGAGGTAGAAAACCTGACCAAGGATAAACAAGAGCTTCAAGAGAAGTTCTCCGAGAAATCAAG ACAGAAGAGGAAGCTTGATGAGATGTATGACCAGCTAAGAAGTGAGTATGAGTCAGTCAAACGTACAGCCATCCAACCAGCAAATAACTTCTATCCACGACACCAGGAACCTGACTTTTTCTCAAACGCACCAGTCAATATGATGGAGAACAGAGAGCCCATTCGCAGAG ACCGGTCGTTTTTCTCTCCTGCAACACCAGGACCTAAAGATGAGATGTGGCCAGCAAGACAGAACAGTTCAAACTCGGGTCCATTCGACATCTCCAACAACTCACCCGCAATTCCATCTGATCTTGGAAACAGAAGAGCAGGAGGAGGACATCCTGTATTTGGTGGTGGAGCAGGAGGAGGACATCATGcatttggtggtggtggtggtggcaaTGCTAATCCGCAGTCGACTCTACGAAACCTTATTCTCTCCCCTATTAAACGCTCTCAGCTATCTCGTTCCCGCCCGCAACTGTTCACGTAA
- the LOC106351055 gene encoding mechanosensitive ion channel protein 4-like: MIMAVDPTNDRRDVIVKIDDEEKDQLINKGEGGKFSRESSYNFLHGGDEKEKTGYTSGGEDLDDDGEGFDFTPRRNEPVDPPSKLIYQFLNKQKASGDEISLDMEPNMPELRTHTIYPSQVTATMGNRNEAIDAVRRRHNRVTLSPSVKDSDDSSESEEEDRVDETEVVKCSSNRTTKTLMKTKTRSRLMDPITPGHPDMHSGRTPKSGHLKSGNLKPGFSGKTAKPGNSNPDLEEEEDPFSEEDFPEGYQKDKLSLWVIMEWIFLILIIAGLICSLVIPFLRGKELWNLALWKWEVMVLVLICGRLVSSWIVRLLVYFVESNFLLRKKVLYFVYGIRKAVQNCLWLGLVLIAWHFLFDKKVQRETGSHVLKYVNKVLVCLLVAVIIWLIKTLLVKVLASSFHMSTYFDRIHESLFTQYVIETLSGPPRVVHVEEEMAGAKLSPPDPGPKVTIGSGRLKKSPTMIGKSQVLSRSGSKKEREDEGIRIDHLQRMNTKNVSAWKMKRLMNVIRKGALSTLDEQIQDTSTHKDDKATQIQSENEAKQAARKIFQNVAMPGSRYIYIEDFMRFLTEDESERAMNLFEEASESHRISKSCLKNWVVDAFRERRALALTLNDTKTAVNRLHRIINILVGIVIIIIWLLILGIATTKFLLVISSQLLLVVFVFGNSCKNLFEAVIFVFVNHPFDVGDRCEIDGVQMVVEEMNILTTVFLRFDNQKIVYPNSLLGNKPIANYYRSPDMQEIVDFFVHIATPTEKITALKQRILSYVDNKKDLWYPSPRIAFREMCGLNSMKITIWATHKMNHHNMGERFVRRGQLLEEIGKSCRETDIEYRLYPLNINVKSLPPAAAPIISDRMPMSWNNQQRNA; encoded by the exons ATGATCATGGCCGTTGATCCGACGAATGATCGGCGTGACGTCATTGTCAAGATCGACGATGAAGAGAAAGATCAGTTAATCAACAAAGGCGAAGGAGGAAAGTTCTCGAGAGAATCAAGCTACAACTTCTTGCACGGCGGTGACGAGAAAGAGAAGACCGGTTATACGTCCGGTGGTGAAGACTTAGACGACGACGGAGAAGGTTTTGACTTCACGCCGCGGAGAAACGAGCCAGTAGATCCACCGTCAAAGCTCATATACCAGTTTCTCAACAAACAAAAAGCTTCAGGAGATGAAATCTCACTCGACATGGAGCCCAACATGCCTGAGCTTCGAACCCACACGATATATCCGTCGCAGGTCACGGCGACGATGGGTAACCGTAACGAAGCTATTGACGCTGTTAGACGGAGACATAACAGAGTCACGTTATCTCCGTCTGTTAAAGATAGTGACGACAGTAGCGAAAGTGAGGAAGAGGACAGAGTTGATGAAACAGAGGTTGTGAAGTGCAGCTCGAATAGAACGACAAAGACTTTGATGAAGACAAAAACAAGATCAAGACTGATGGATCCGATAACCCCGGGTCACCCGGATATGCATTCGGGCCGGACTCCAAAGTCCGGTCATTTAAAATCCGGGAATTTGAAACCCGGGTTTAGCGGGAAAACTGCTAAACCTGGAAATTCAAACCCGGATttggaagaagaggaggatCCGTTCTCCGAGGAGGATTTTCCTGAAGGTTACCAGAAGGATAAGCTTTCTCTTTGGGTTATCATGGAGTGGATCTTTCTGATTCTGATCATAGCCGGTTTGATTTGTAGCCTAGTGATACCTTTCTTGCGGGGCAAGGAACTATGGAACCTAGCTTTGTGGAAATGGGAAGTGATGGTTCTTGTCTTGATATGCGGGAGGCTGGTGTCTAGTTGGATAGTGAGGCTGCTTGTGTACTTCGTCGAGAGCAACTTTCTCTTGAGGAAGAAggttttgtattttgtttacgGGATTCGAAAGGCGGTACAGAACTGTCTCTGGCTAGGGCTTGTGTTGATCGCGTGGCATTTCTTGTTCGACAAGAAAGTACAAAGAGAAACTGGGAGCCACGTGCTTAAGTATGTGAATAAAGTTTTGGTCTGCTTACTCGTTGCGGTTATCATCTGGCTTATAAAGACCTTACTGGTTAAAGTTCTCGCCTCGTCGTTCCATATGAGTACTTACTTTGATCGGATTCATGAGTCTTTGTTTACTCAATACGTTATTGAGACTCTCTCTGGACCTCCTCGTGTGGTTCATGTAGAAGAGGAGATGGCTGGAGCTAAGCTATCTCCTCCAGATCCGGGTCCAAAAGTGACCATTGGAAGTGGAAGGCTGAAGAAGAGTCCAACCATGATTGGTAAGAGTCAAGTACTGTCGAGGAGTGGTtccaagaaagaaagagaggacGAAGGGATAAGGATTGATCATTTGCAGAGGATGAATACTAAAAACGTGTCGGCTTGGAAAATGAAGAGACTGATGAATGTAATAAGAAAGGGAGCGCTTTCGACTTTGGATGAACAGATACAAGACACATCAACTCATAAAGATGACAAAGCTACACAGATACAAAGTGAAAACGAAGCAAAACAGGCAGCAAGGAAGATTTTCCAGAATGTTGCTATGCCTGGTTCCAG GTACATATATATCGAAGACTTTATGCGTTTTCTGACTGAAGATGAGTCTGAAAGAGCTATGAATCTCTTTGAAGAAGCTTCTGAGAGTCACAGAATCAGCAAATCTTGTCTGAAGAATTGGGTG GTTGATGCCTTTAGGGAACGAAGAGCACTAGCTTTAACCTTAAACGACACAAAAACAGCAGTGAACAGGCTTCACCGAATCATCAATATTTTGGTCGGCATTGTGATCATAATCATATGGCTTCTCATCCTCGGGATCGCTACAACTAAGTTCTTGCTTGTCATAAGCTCCCAGCTTCTCCTTGTAGTCTTTGTGTTTGGAAACTCATGCAAGAACTTGTTTGAAGCTGTCATCTTCGTCTTTGTCAATCATCCATTTGATGTCGGTGACAGGTGTGAAATAGACGGTGTTCAG ATGGTTGTGGAAGAGATGAACATTTTGACTACTGTGTTTCTTAGATTTGATAATCAGAAGATTGTATACCCGAACAGTCTTCTAGGCAACAAACCTATTGCCAACTATTACCGCAGTCCTGATATGCAAGAAATCGTTGACTTCTTCGTCCATATAGCAACTCCAACTGAGAAGATAACCGCCTTGAAACAGAGGATACTCAG CTATGTCGATAATAAGAAGGATCTTTGGTATCCATCGCCGAGGATTGCATTTAGAGAAATGTGCGGACTGAACAGTATGAAAATCACGATATGGGCAACTCATAAGATGAACCATCATAACATGGGAGAGAGATTTGTGAGGAGAGGTCAATTACTTGAAGAGATTGGTAAATCTTGCAGAGAAACGGACATCGAATATCGGTTATATCCTCTTAATATCAACGTCAAAAGCCTTCCTCCTGCTGCTGCTCCGATCATTTCGGATCGCATGCCTATGAGCTGGAACAACCAACAACGCAATGCTTAA
- the LOC106345930 gene encoding uncharacterized protein LOC106345930 has product MSVERSFEAWEEVQRHGQDLADRLAQGFTGLIQINPPSFPWPSHQKLKLFDLEFSPQQFSNQPINGGVEAILDIGNKIGQIGQAGVDFGSGLNVMVHQFFRRLPLPFRHEDNVSVSMRHGVYVETKDESRLSKTDAVSSAAMSEERVTEFDLSNAGLLRRPKGTVEFSTSYESRTSGMEHSLAARGDLWRVEASSSSSAARDDSSSLFLLQLGPLLFLRDSTLLLPVHLSKQHLLWYGYDRKKGMHSLCPALWSKHRRWLMMSMICLNPLACSFVDLQFPNGQLTYVSGEGLTTSVFVPLCGGLLQAQGQYPGDMRFRFSCKTKQGTRITPMVNWPDKSYGVGVSQALAWRKSGLMMKPAIQLSVCSTYGGSNPGTKTELIHSLNDNINMICGCAMTAHPSAFASVSFGRSKWNGNIGRTGIVVRVDTPLASVAQPSFSVQLNNAFEF; this is encoded by the exons ATGTCTGTGGAGAGATCTTTCGAAGCGTGGGAAGAGGTTCAGCGACACGGGCAAGACTTAGCCGACCGTCTCGCTCAGGGCTTCACTGGCTTGATTCAAATCAACCCTCCTTCGTTTCCGTGGCCGAGTCATCAGAAACTGAAGCTCTTCGATCTCGAGTTCTCTCCTCAGCAGTTCTCGAACCAGCCCATCAATGGCGGCGTGGAGGCTATTCTCGACATCGGGAACAAGATTGGTCAGATTGGTCAGGCTGGTGTTGATTTTGGCTCCGGGTTGAACGTGATGGTTCATCAGTTCTTTAGGAGGCTGCCCTTGCCGTTTAGACACGAGGATAACGTGTCTGTTTCTATGAGACATGGAGTTTATGTAGAGACAAAAGATGAGTCGAGGCTTTCTAAGACAGATGCTGTCTCCTCTGCTGCTATGTCTGAGGAGAGAGTGACAGAGTTTGATTTGAGTAATGCTGGGTTACTTAGGAGGCCAAAG GGAACGGTTGAGTTTTCGACAAGTTATGAAAGTAGAACAAGTGGTATGGAACATTCGTTAGCAGCCAGGGGAGATCTTTGGAGAGTAGAAGCTTCTTCATCGAGTTCAGCTGCAAGAGATGACagttcttctctctttcttctccagCTTGGACCGCTGCTGTTTCTTCGCGATTCGACTCTTCTTTTACCCGTTCATTTATCAAAGCAGCACTTGCTCTGGTATGGATATGATAGAAAG AAAGGTATGCATTCGCTTTGTCCAGCTTTGTGGTCAAAGCATAGAAGATGGCTTATGATGTCAATGATCTGCCTCAATCCTTTAGCTTGC TCATTTGTAGATTTGCAGTTCCCAAATGGGCAACTAACGTATGTCTCTGGTGAGGGATTAACAACAAGTGTCTTTGTTCCTTTGTGTGGTGGTCTTCTTCAAGCGCAAGGTCAATATCCAGGAGATATGAGGTTTAGATTCTCTTGCAAG ACTAAACAAGGAACAAGAATCACACCAATGGTGAACTGGCCTGACAAATCGTATGGAGTAGGTGTTTCTCAAGCCTTGGCTTGGCGTAAGTCCGGTCTCATGATGAAACCAGCAATTCAACTTAG TGTGTGCTCTACGTATGGTGGAAGCAATCCCGGGACGAAAACCGAACTTATTCACTCGTTGAATGATAACATCAACATGATTTGTGGCTGCGCAATGACGGCTCATCCTTCAGCGTTTGCATCTGTTTCC TTTGGTCGGTCAAAGTGGAATGGGAACATTGGTCGGACCGGAATAGTTGTTAGAGTTGATACTCCACTTGCAAGTGTTGCTCAACCTTCTTTCTCAGTCCAGCTTAACAATGCTTTTGAGTTCTGA
- the LOC106349618 gene encoding probable LRR receptor-like serine/threonine-protein kinase At1g53420 produces the protein MVCTIENAAVHGAAVMVYIIMIVLIFILIYIVCKRRSLRSKTHVEGEFKSLDPMINSFSLRQIKAATNNFDTANRIGEGGFGPVHKGKLPDGTIIAVKQLSTGSKQGNREFLNEIGMITALHHPNLVKLYGCCVEGDQLLLVYEYVENNCLARALFGPQETQLRLDWPTRRKICIGVARGLAYLHEESRIKIVHRDIKATNVLLDKEMNSKISDFGLAKLNEDDNTHISTRVAGTFGYMAPEYAMRGHLTDKVDVYSFGIVALEIVHGRSNKINQSASIYNTPYVIDWVTILREQNNLLELVDPRLGSDYNREEAMTMLQVVILCTIPDPSDRPLMSEVVKMLEGKKMVELERLEEASVYKETKRLENMNTMKKYYEMIGSETSMTMTMTLTDQTTSSKH, from the exons ATGGTTTGCACAATTGAGAATGCTGCTGTCCACGGAGCTGCAGTTATGGTTTACATAATTATGATAGTTCTCAtatttattctaatttataTTGTCTGCAAAAGACGTAGCTTGAGATCCAAGACTCACGTGGAAGGAG AATTCAAGAGTTTAGATCCTATGATTAACTCTTTCTCGCTGAGGCAAATCAAAGCAGCTACAAACAACTTTGATACTGCAAACAGAATTGGAGAAGGTGGCTTTGGTCCTGTACACAAG GGAAAGTTGCCTGATGGAACAATAATCGCGGTGAAACAGCTTTCTACGGGATCAAAACAAGGGAACCGCGAGTTCTTGAACGAGATTGGTATGATCACAGCTCTGCATCACCCAAACCTAGTCAAACTATATGGATGTTGTGTTGAAGGAGACCAGCTTTTGCTAGTCTATGAGTATGTGGAAAACAACTGCCTTGCTCGAGCATTGTTTG gTCCTCAAGAAACTCAGCTGAGATTGGATTGGCCAACAAGGAGGAAGATCTGCATCGGTGTAGCGAGAGGACTAGCGTATCTCCACGAGGAATCGAGGATAAAGATTGTGCACAGAGACATCAAAGCTACCAATGTGTTGTTAGACAAGGAAATGAACTCGAAGATATCAGACTTTGGTCTTGCCAAGCTTAATGAAGATGACAACACTCACATTAGCACTCGAGTTGCTGGAACATT TGGTTACATGGCTCCAGAGTACGCGATGAGAGGCCACTTGACGGATAAAGTTGATGTATACAGCTTTGGTATTGTAGCTCTAGAGATTGTTCATGGAAGAAGCAACAAGATAAACCAATCTGCATCCATTTACAACACTCCCTACGTTATTGACTGGGTGACAATCTTGAGGGAGCAGAACAATCTGTTGGAGCTGGTGGATCCGAGGCTAGGATCAGATTACAACAGAGAAGAAGCAATGACCATGCTTCAAGTGGTGATACTGTGTACAATTCCTGATCCGAGTGATAGACCATTGATGTCTGAAGTGGTGAAGATGCTGGAAGGTAAGAAGATGGTGGAGTTGGAGAGGCTTGAAGAAGCTTCAGTTTACAAAGAGACGAAGAGGCTTGAGAACATGAACACTATGAAGAAGTATTACGAAATGATAGGGAGCGAGACTAGCATGACCATGACCATGACCTTGACTGATCAAACTACCTCGTCAAAGCATTAA
- the LOC106345929 gene encoding ubiquitin domain-containing protein 1-like gives MGCAGSTQSQAEGPVKKIRKPKPWKHTQPISKAELVKMREEFWDTAPHYGGTKEIWDALRAAAEADISLAQTIVDSAGVIVQNNDLTTCYDERGAKYDLPKYVLSEPTNLVEES, from the exons ATGGGTTGTGCCGGATCGACACAGTCGCAAGCAGAAG GGCCAGTGAAGAAAATTAGGAAGCCAAAACCATGGAAGCATACTCAACCGATCAGTAAAGCTGAGCTTGTGAAAATGAGAGAAGAGTTCTGGGACACTGCTCCTCACTATGGCGGTACCAAAG AGATATGGGACGCACTACGAGCTGCAGCTGAAGCTGACATATCTCTTGCGCAAACAATCGTGGATAGCGCAGGAGTCATTGTTCAGAACAATGATCTCACTACCTGCTATGACGAGAGAG GTGCTAAGTATGACCTACCTAAGTATGTTCTAAGCGAGCCTACCAACTTGGTGGAAGAAAGTTGA